In the genome of bacterium, the window TGGTCACCCACATCTTGCTGCCCGTCAGCACGTAGTGGTCGCCGTCGCGGGCGGCGGCCGTGGTCAGGGCGGCGGCGTCCGAACCGGCGCCGGCCTCGCTCACGCAGAAGGCCGCGATCTCGCCGGCGGCCATGCGCGGCAGCACGCGCGCCTTCAGCTCGTCGCTGCCGAACATCGCGATGGGGTAACTGCCCACGCTGTTGTGGACGCAGATCATGACGGCCACGCCGGCGCACACCGCCGAGAGCTCCTCGACCACCAGCCCGTAGGTCGTGGTGTCGACGCCCAGCCCGCCGAGCGCCTCGGGGAAGGTCAGGCCGAAGAAGCCGTTGTCGCGCAGCTTCTGGATCAGCGGCTCCGGCATGTCGGCGTCGCGGTCCATCTGCGCGGCGAGGGGCGCGATCTCCTTGGCGGCGAAGTCGCGGACCATGTCGCGGAACATCGTCTGCTGCTCGTTGAGCGTGAAGTCCATGCCGCTACCTCAACCGGTGCCCGGCGATGACCATGCGCTGCGCCTCGCTGGTGCCCTCGTAGATCGACGTGATCCGGGCGTCGCGGAAGTGCCGCTCGACCGGGAATTCCTTGCTGTAGCCGTTGCCGCCGAAGATCTGCACCGCCTCCTCGGCGATGTAGCTCGCCGACTCCGACGCGAAGAGCTTCGCCATGGCGGCCTGTTCGCCG includes:
- a CDS encoding acyl-CoA dehydrogenase family protein codes for the protein MDFTLNEQQTMFRDMVRDFAAKEIAPLAAQMDRDADMPEPLIQKLRDNGFFGLTFPEALGGLGVDTTTYGLVVEELSAVCAGVAVMICVHNSVGSYPIAMFGSDELKARVLPRMAAGEIAAFCVSEAGAGSDAAALTTAAARDGDHYVLTGSKMWVT